A stretch of the Capsicum annuum cultivar UCD-10X-F1 chromosome 10, UCD10Xv1.1, whole genome shotgun sequence genome encodes the following:
- the LOC107845390 gene encoding pentatricopeptide repeat-containing protein At1g11710, mitochondrial, which translates to MVLNLFGLKRRNLFIRAIHLGKHFSTPNTEEILFKSICVNLRERKWRFLDQLLPSLKDSVLPRVFHEFRSSPNVVLELYQRISASRSVLSSLETCCIVIHTMVNCKNYNDALFLMKELMISRGYSPLDILEVLLDTYDVSFPCDAVFDTLVRACTELGASDGAYGVIEKSRMEGFFVSVHAWNNFLNRLVKVDDVCRFWFFYKEMVSYGYSENVYTFNLVIYALCKECKLLEAICVFYKMLKSGIMPNVVTFNMLVDGACRIGKLDEALKLVRNVEIMSDGCVFPNIVTYNCLINGYCKLGDVAIGEQFLDEMIERGLEPNVRTYATLVDGYSRNGMLDEAFRICNAMVEKGLMPNSVVYNTIIHRLYVEGDVNEASSLLSDMIEKYISPDKFTHSILEKGLCRNGRINEALSYHKQIVENNLMEDAFSHNILVDYLCKSQNLLGAQQLICSMFVRGLIPDLVTYGTMIDGYCKEGNINRAVEVYDDIIKVKKNPNLVIYNSILDGLCKEVSVDVAEVLVEELKGTSLYDVITYNTLLNGYCIGGKIDKALHLFLKMRKERISVNTVTYNILINFMCKLGLIQHAKELMSVMITHGIFPDCITYTTLITSISKESSAGEVVELHDYMVLQGVIPDSKTYRTIVNPRIKQIDCGFD; encoded by the coding sequence ATGGTGTTAAACTTGTTTGGGTTGAAAAGAAGGAATCTTTTTATTAGAGCTATTCATTTGGGTAAGCATTTCTCAACCCCAAATACAGAAGAAATCTTATTCAAATCAATTTGTGTGAATTTGAGGGAAAGAAAATGGAGATTCTTGGACCAACTGTTGCCAAGTCTTAAAGATTCTGTTCTTCCTCGTGTATTTCACGAGTTCCGTAGCTCTCCTAATGTAGTTTTAGAGCTTTACCAGAGAATATCAGCTAGTAGAAGTGTGTTAAGTTCTCTTGAAACTTGTTGCATTGTAATTCATACTATGGTGAATTGTAAAAATTACAATGATGCTTTGTTCTTGATGAAAGAGTTAATGATAAGTAGAGGGTATTCGCCTTTGGATATTTTAGAAGTGTTGTTGGATACTTATGATGTGAGTTTTCCGTGTGATGCAGTTTTTGATACTTTGGTTAGGGCTTGTACAGAGTTAGGGGCAAGTGATGGTGCATATGGTGTGATTGAGAAGTCGAGGATGGAGGGTTTTTTTGTTTCGGTTCATGCTTGGAATAATTTTTTGAATCGTCTTGTTAAAGTAGATGATGTATGTCGATTTTGGTTCTTTTACAAGGAAATGGTTTCATATGGGTACTCTGAGAATGTGTATACctttaatttagttatttatgcCCTTTGTAAAGAATGTAAATTGTTGGAAGCTATTTGCGTGTTTTATAAGATGTTGAAGAGTGGGATAATGCCCAATGTTGTTACTTTCAACATGCTCGTCGATGGTGCTTGTAGAATAGGTAAACTGGATGAGGCATTGAAGCTTGTTAGGAACGTAGAGATCATGTCAGATGGATGTGTGTTTCCTAATATAGTTACCTATAATTGTCTCATCAACGGATACTGCAAGTTAGGGGATGTAGCAATTGGAGAGCAATTTCTGGACGAAATGATTGAGAGGGGTCTGGAGCCAAATGTAAGAACTTATGCAACTTTGGTTGATGGGTACTCGAGAAACGGAATGCTGGATGAGGCATTTAGGATTTGCAATGCTATGGTTGAGAAAGGTTTGATGCCTAATTCAGTTGTTTACAACACAATAATCCACCGGCTTTACGTTGAAGGAGACGTCAACGAGGCTTCCAGTTTGCTGTCTGACATGATTGAAAAGTATATATCTCCAGACAAGTTCACCCATTCAATTCTTGAGAAAGGACTATGCAGGAACGGTCGCATAAATGAAGCTCTTAGTTATCATAAGCAGATTGTGGAAAACAACCTAATGGAAGATGCGTTTTCACACAATATTCTTGTTGATTATCTTTGCAAAAGCCAGAATCTATTAGGGGCACAGCAACTCATATGCAGCATGTTTGTTCGTGGTTTAATCCCGGACTTGGTCACATACGGCACTATGATCGACGGATACTGCAAAGAAGGCAACATTAATAGAGCTGTTGAGGTATATGATGATATTATAAAGGTGAAGAAAAATCCCAACTTAGTGATTTATAATTCTATTTTGGATGGTTTATGCAAAGAAGTATCGGTAGATGTAGCAGAAGTTTTGGTAGAGGAACTAAAGGGAACATCTTTATACGATGTGATTACTTACAACACATTGTTGAATGGGTATTGCATCGGTGGGAAGATTGATAAGGCATTGCATTTATTCTTGAAAATGAGGAAAGAGAGGATATCTGTTAACACAGTCACTTACAATATTTTGATTAATTTCATGTGCAAGTTGGGGCTGATTCAACACGCAAAAGAACTGATGAGTGTCATGATCACACACGGTATCTTTCCGGATTGCATAACTTACACAACACTTATAACAAGTATTAGTAAGGAGAGCAGTGCCGGGGAGGTTGTTGAGCTCCATGACTATATGGTGCTTCAAGGTGTAATTCCTGACAGTAAAACTTATAGAACCATCGTTAATCCACGTATTAAGCAAATAGATTGTGGTTTTGATTGA